A DNA window from Halomonas zincidurans B6 contains the following coding sequences:
- a CDS encoding MFS transporter gives MKNLEGVTRPDQYRALALSTLAFTVCFAVWTIFSIIGVRIKQDLGLSETEFGILVATPVLTGSISRIFLGIWTEQLGGRRVFSILMLVTSVCVFLLSYVETYWMFLIAALGVGLAGGSFIVGIAYTSYWFEEERQGTALGIFGAGNVGAAITNFGAPFLLIALGWERTAVIYAVVLAIMAVVFWVFTQEDPMTMARRRAGVRGTSALTQLEPLRHPQVWRFALYYFFVFGGFVALASYLPRYYVGAYDVSIAVAGTLTALYSLPASVFRAFGGYLSDRFGARAVMYLTFIVSLICLFLLAYPETRYAVQGKEGLIEFSLAMPLWGVVVLTVLLGFFMSLGKAAVYKHIPVYYPNHVGSVGDLVGMIGGLGGFFLPITFGIVLDLTGVWTTSYMVMFVLVAVSLVWMHVAIRRMERRHIPELSEKRYRYLPEAQYSTDGNHRKTGETDARA, from the coding sequence ATGAAGAACCTGGAAGGCGTAACGAGGCCCGATCAATACCGGGCACTGGCACTGAGTACCTTAGCGTTCACCGTGTGCTTTGCGGTATGGACGATTTTTTCGATTATCGGCGTGAGGATCAAGCAGGATCTCGGCCTCAGCGAGACGGAGTTCGGCATCCTGGTCGCAACCCCTGTGCTGACTGGCTCCATCAGCCGGATCTTCCTCGGCATCTGGACCGAACAGCTCGGTGGCCGCCGGGTATTCAGCATCCTCATGCTCGTGACCTCGGTGTGCGTATTCCTGCTCTCCTACGTGGAGACCTACTGGATGTTCCTGATCGCCGCCCTCGGTGTGGGTCTGGCGGGCGGATCGTTCATCGTGGGGATTGCCTACACCTCCTACTGGTTCGAGGAAGAGCGCCAAGGCACCGCGCTGGGAATCTTCGGCGCCGGCAACGTGGGGGCGGCGATCACCAATTTCGGCGCCCCGTTTTTGCTGATCGCTCTCGGCTGGGAACGCACTGCGGTGATCTACGCCGTGGTCCTGGCGATCATGGCGGTGGTTTTCTGGGTATTCACCCAGGAAGACCCGATGACGATGGCCCGTCGCCGTGCCGGCGTCCGTGGCACTTCCGCGCTCACCCAACTCGAGCCTTTGCGTCATCCCCAGGTATGGCGTTTCGCGCTCTACTACTTCTTCGTGTTTGGCGGCTTCGTCGCCCTCGCCTCCTACCTGCCGCGCTACTACGTTGGCGCTTACGATGTGAGCATCGCGGTCGCCGGTACTCTCACGGCGCTATATTCGCTGCCGGCAAGCGTGTTCCGGGCCTTTGGCGGCTACCTCTCAGATCGCTTCGGCGCCCGCGCGGTCATGTATCTGACCTTCATTGTCTCGCTGATTTGCCTGTTCCTGCTCGCCTACCCGGAGACGCGATACGCTGTTCAGGGCAAGGAAGGCCTGATCGAGTTCAGCTTGGCGATGCCGCTGTGGGGCGTGGTAGTGCTGACGGTGCTGCTCGGTTTCTTCATGTCCCTGGGCAAGGCGGCCGTCTACAAGCACATCCCCGTCTACTACCCGAATCACGTCGGCTCCGTCGGAGACCTGGTGGGCATGATCGGCGGTCTAGGCGGCTTTTTCCTGCCCATCACCTTCGGGATCGTGCTCGACCTCACGGGCGTCTGGACCACCTCTTACATGGTGATGTTCGTGCTCGTCGCCGTTTCCCTGGTCTGGATGCACGTGGCGATCCGGCGCATGGAGCGCCGGCACATCCCCGAGCTCTCCGAAAAGCGCTATCGGTACCTGCCGGAAGCTCAGTACTCGACGGACGGAAACCACCGCAAGACCGGGGAGACGGATGCCCGAGCCTAA
- a CDS encoding type IV pili methyl-accepting chemotaxis transducer N-terminal domain-containing protein, giving the protein MELSLTRSLIFRAGLTMAGIVILALISMLGSIMIAETSSGDAAAINQTGSLRMQAYRLLSTRLQTAENDGVLRQQLERFDASLTGPAITSLIPDDPQHPLTERYAAVTEMWKGMLRPALLKNIEQRPPQVLIDQTAEFVSAVNGLVSQLQQEAESRIQLLRLLQGIALFLTLIMVIGAMYKLVNDVMPPLRELFKVVNRVHHGDFEGRLAYAGNDELGLISRTINQMNESLTQIYAQLEQRVETKTAELKRSNEALRLLYQAARQLNSSTPGSEDFRDVLEHLEQVTGLGPITLCLSQGEAERAYQRISTQLGDRPDFCQAPDCGPCLSGGRVPPRVRPVVVSESGRRYGVLLMQYPAGNPPLRRQLELVETVAGLIATALSLAQNNDEQRRLALMDERAVIARELHDSLAQSLSYLKIQVARLQALIRQQGSSTDQEAVIDELREGLSSAYRQLRELLNTFRLQMAEPGLEAALNETVREFAQRCDLKILLEYELRHCPLTPNEEIHVLQIVREALSNVVHHARAENCDIHLQTTGSGQVKVCIRDDGVGLPEQHVRLNHYGTTIMDERAIGLGGTLAMHNRDEGGAEVTLCFTPQVTTGSESVNMLGGAG; this is encoded by the coding sequence ATGGAGCTATCGCTTACCCGCTCGCTGATCTTTCGAGCCGGCCTTACCATGGCGGGAATCGTCATTCTCGCCCTGATCAGCATGCTCGGGTCGATCATGATCGCCGAGACATCGAGTGGCGATGCCGCGGCCATCAATCAGACCGGCTCGCTGCGCATGCAGGCTTACCGTCTGCTAAGCACGCGCCTGCAGACAGCGGAAAACGACGGCGTGTTGCGACAACAGCTCGAGCGCTTCGATGCCAGCCTGACCGGCCCGGCCATCACTTCGCTGATTCCCGACGATCCGCAGCATCCACTGACCGAGCGGTACGCGGCCGTGACCGAAATGTGGAAGGGCATGCTGCGCCCGGCCCTGCTGAAAAATATCGAACAGCGCCCGCCACAGGTATTGATCGACCAGACCGCCGAGTTCGTCAGTGCGGTGAATGGCCTGGTCAGTCAGTTGCAGCAGGAAGCCGAGTCGCGCATCCAACTGCTGCGCCTGCTCCAGGGCATCGCTCTGTTTCTGACCTTGATTATGGTTATCGGCGCCATGTACAAGCTGGTCAATGACGTGATGCCGCCGCTGCGTGAGCTGTTCAAGGTGGTCAATCGGGTGCATCACGGCGATTTCGAGGGGCGCCTGGCTTACGCGGGCAATGACGAGCTGGGCCTGATCTCGCGCACCATCAATCAGATGAACGAGAGCCTGACGCAGATATATGCGCAGCTCGAGCAGCGGGTGGAGACCAAGACCGCTGAGCTCAAGCGCAGCAACGAGGCGTTGCGCCTGCTCTACCAGGCCGCGCGTCAGCTCAACAGCTCGACCCCCGGCAGCGAGGATTTCCGCGACGTGCTCGAGCATCTGGAGCAGGTCACGGGGCTCGGCCCGATCACCCTGTGCCTGTCGCAGGGCGAGGCCGAGCGCGCCTATCAGCGAATCTCGACCCAGTTGGGCGATCGCCCCGATTTCTGCCAAGCTCCCGACTGCGGCCCCTGCCTGAGCGGCGGGCGGGTGCCGCCGCGGGTGCGCCCGGTGGTGGTCAGCGAATCCGGCCGCCGCTATGGGGTGCTGTTGATGCAATATCCGGCGGGTAATCCGCCGCTGCGCCGGCAGCTGGAGCTGGTCGAGACCGTGGCGGGGCTGATCGCCACCGCCCTGTCGCTGGCCCAGAACAACGACGAACAGCGCCGCCTGGCATTGATGGACGAACGCGCGGTGATCGCCCGCGAACTGCACGACTCCCTGGCTCAGTCGCTCTCCTACCTGAAGATTCAGGTGGCGCGCCTGCAGGCGCTGATTCGTCAGCAGGGCTCCTCGACCGACCAGGAAGCGGTCATCGACGAGCTTCGCGAGGGGCTGAGCTCGGCCTACCGGCAGCTGCGTGAGCTGCTCAACACCTTTCGCCTGCAGATGGCCGAACCGGGACTCGAGGCGGCGCTCAACGAGACGGTGCGCGAGTTCGCCCAGCGCTGCGATCTCAAGATCCTGCTCGAGTACGAATTACGGCATTGCCCGCTGACCCCCAACGAGGAGATCCATGTGCTACAGATAGTGCGCGAGGCGCTTTCCAACGTGGTCCACCACGCCAGGGCCGAAAACTGCGATATCCACCTGCAGACCACCGGTTCGGGTCAGGTCAAGGTATGCATCCGCGACGACGGGGTGGGCTTGCCCGAGCAGCACGTGCGGCTCAACCACTATGGCACCACGATCATGGACGAGCGCGCGATCGGCCTGGGCGGTACGCTCGCTATGCACAATCGAGATGAAGGGGGGGCGGAGGTCACGCTGTGTTTCACCCCGCAGGTCACCACCGGGAGTGAATCGGTCAATATGCTGGGAGGCGCGGGATGA
- the narL gene encoding two-component system response regulator NarL: protein MSETRILIVDDHPLFRRGVRQLVEMDPDMVIAGEASNGIEAVEVAGTLDLDLILMDMNMAKMDGLEALRQMRSNGIDTRIVMLTVSDADDDVVAALRAGADGYLLKDMEPEDLLARIKEAAEGKLVISPQLAAILAGIVSGGRAAPADALATLTSRELDILRALARGMSNKMVARRLDITEGTVKVHVKNLLRKLGLRSRVEAAVWAVNHGVS from the coding sequence ATGAGCGAGACTCGCATCCTGATCGTCGACGATCACCCGCTTTTCCGACGCGGCGTGCGCCAGCTGGTCGAGATGGACCCGGACATGGTCATCGCCGGCGAGGCGTCCAACGGTATCGAGGCCGTCGAGGTCGCGGGCACACTCGATCTCGACCTGATCCTGATGGACATGAACATGGCCAAGATGGACGGGCTCGAGGCGCTGCGCCAGATGCGCAGCAACGGCATCGATACGCGGATCGTGATGCTCACCGTTTCCGACGCCGACGATGACGTGGTCGCCGCGCTGCGCGCCGGCGCCGACGGCTATCTGCTCAAGGACATGGAACCCGAGGACCTGCTGGCGCGCATCAAGGAGGCGGCCGAGGGCAAGCTGGTGATCAGCCCGCAACTCGCCGCCATCCTCGCCGGCATCGTCAGCGGCGGCCGCGCCGCGCCCGCCGATGCGCTGGCGACGCTCACCTCGCGGGAACTGGATATCCTGCGTGCATTGGCGCGCGGCATGAGCAACAAGATGGTCGCGCGCCGGCTCGACATCACCGAGGGCACGGTCAAGGTTCACGTCAAGAACCTGCTCAGGAAACTCGGCTTGCGTTCGCGGGTGGAGGCGGCGGTGTGGGCAGTCAACCACGGGGTTTCATGA
- the hmpA gene encoding NO-inducible flavohemoprotein, which yields MLTNAQEQIIEATAPVVAEHLDAITQRFYPLMFERYPEVTPLFNQAHQADGGQPRVLASAVLAYVQLRKDPAKVRTTLATVVSKHVSLGIRPDQYPIVGECLMAAIGEVLGDAVTAEVADAWGALYQELATLLIELEEASYREFAERPGGWRGTRRFRIAETRQESAVIRSFVLKPVDGGAVADFQPGQFVGVKLTIDGEPVHRHYSLSGFPNGKSYRISIKREPGGRVSQHFHDELAVDDELELLQPAGQLILDETTAPVMLISGGVGQTPMLPMACRALEQGRQVVYLHAAQEREHHAFADELDALAKEDYPGILTSVTLYERGERDDRADHIGRVNRELLERYLPVDSPECYFVGPQGFMTAVDEALKALGVPAERRHYEHFGPSRPLHAA from the coding sequence ATGCTGACAAATGCCCAGGAGCAGATCATCGAGGCCACGGCACCGGTCGTGGCGGAACATCTCGATGCCATTACTCAGCGGTTCTACCCGCTGATGTTCGAGCGCTATCCAGAAGTCACCCCCTTGTTCAATCAGGCCCACCAGGCGGATGGCGGGCAACCCCGGGTGCTCGCCAGCGCCGTACTGGCCTATGTGCAGCTGCGCAAGGACCCCGCGAAAGTCAGGACGACGCTCGCCACGGTAGTCAGCAAGCACGTGTCGCTGGGGATACGGCCCGACCAGTACCCGATCGTCGGCGAATGCCTGATGGCGGCCATCGGCGAGGTTCTGGGCGATGCGGTCACGGCCGAGGTGGCGGATGCCTGGGGCGCCCTTTATCAGGAACTGGCGACGCTGCTGATCGAGCTGGAGGAAGCCAGCTACCGTGAATTCGCCGAACGCCCCGGCGGCTGGCGGGGCACGCGGCGATTCCGTATTGCCGAGACCCGTCAGGAAAGCGCGGTGATTCGCTCATTCGTGCTGAAACCGGTCGATGGCGGAGCGGTCGCCGATTTCCAGCCGGGCCAGTTCGTCGGCGTCAAGCTGACCATCGATGGCGAACCGGTGCATCGCCACTACAGCCTGTCCGGCTTTCCCAATGGAAAAAGCTATCGCATCTCGATCAAGCGCGAGCCCGGCGGCCGGGTCAGCCAACACTTTCACGATGAGCTGGCGGTCGACGACGAACTGGAACTTCTCCAGCCCGCGGGGCAGCTGATTCTCGACGAGACCACCGCCCCGGTGATGCTGATCAGCGGCGGCGTCGGCCAGACGCCCATGTTGCCCATGGCCTGTCGTGCGCTCGAACAGGGTCGCCAGGTCGTCTATCTCCACGCGGCCCAGGAACGCGAGCATCACGCCTTCGCCGATGAACTGGATGCCTTGGCCAAGGAGGATTACCCCGGCATATTGACATCGGTGACACTCTACGAACGGGGCGAACGAGACGACCGGGCCGACCACATCGGCCGCGTCAATCGTGAGCTGCTCGAGCGTTACCTTCCCGTTGATTCGCCCGAGTGTTATTTCGTCGGTCCCCAGGGGTTCATGACCGCGGTCGACGAGGCACTGAAGGCGCTCGGCGTGCCCGCCGAACGACGCCATTATGAACACTTCGGACCGTCACGACCGCTTCATGCGGCTTGA
- a CDS encoding nitrate reductase subunit alpha, with product MSHFLDRLQYLGKPREAFANGHGETRSESRDWEDGYRARWQHDKVVRSTHGVNCTGSCSWKIYVKNGLVTWETQQTDYPRTRPDLPDHEPRGCPRGASYSWYLYSANRLKYPLVRKRLIKLWREALAQYIDPVLAWAAIVEDPAKTAQYKKARGMGGFVRAEWDELETLIAASNAYTAKQYGPDRIIGFSPIPAMSMVSYAAGTRYLSLIGGVCLSFYDWYCDLPPASPQTWGEQTDVPESADWYNSNYIIAWGSNVPQTRTPDAHFFTEVRYKGTKTVAITPDYAEVAKLCDEWLSPKQGTDAALAMAMGHVILKEFHLAKPSAYFTDYVRRYTDMPFLVELETREDGTFAPGRQLRASDFDANLGQDNNPEWKTVAWDQASNRLVVPRGSIGFRWGEKESGEGRWNLEPLDAEGNEVSLQLSLAKGHDSVAKVGFPYFGGIAHEHFNHVAGNDVLYHSLPAKRLPLADGREVLAVTVFDLMVANYGIDRGLGAEGEDDGATAYDQVRPYTPAWQEQVTGVPTARAIRLAREFADTADKTHGRSMIIVGAGMNHWYHMDMNYRGLINMLILCGCIGQSGGGWAHYVGQEKLRPQTGWLPLAFGLDWQRPPRHMNGTSFFYNHSSQWRYEKLEVSELLSPMARREDFTGSLIDLNVRAERMGWLPSAPQLDTNPLQLAEAARLAGQDPADYVVAQLKSGNLRFAAEDPDSPQNFPRNLFVWRSNLLGSSGKGHEYMLKYLLGTKHGLQGKDLGDMGGALPEEVTWREDAPEGKLDLLVTLDFRMSTTCLYSDVVLPTATWYEKDDLNTSDMHPFIHPLTAATDPAWEARSDWDIYKGIAKAFSKVCVGHLGQETDIVTLPMQHDSPAELAQAEVKDWKKGECEPIPGKTLPHLIAVKRDYPATYERFTSVGPLLDTLGNGGKGISWQTQPEVELLGNLNQRKTEGPVTGRPKIETAIDAAEMILTLAPETNGNVAVKAWNALSRITGREHAHLALPKFDEKIRFRDIVAQPRKIISSPTWSGLEDEHVSYNAGYTNVHELIPWRTVTGRQQLYQDHPWMRAFGESLLVYRPPIDTKAAASVSVPQDNGNPEIALNFLTPHQKWGIHSTYSDNLLMLTLSRGGPIVWLSEDDAHAIGVEDNDWIEAYNANGAIAARAVVSQRVKTGMAMMYHAQERIVNVPGSEVTGTRGGIHNSVTRVCPKPTHMIGGYAQLSYSFNYYGTVGSNRDEFVIVRKMHHVDWLDGEDNDSVQERVKV from the coding sequence ATGAGTCATTTTCTCGACCGCCTGCAGTATCTGGGCAAGCCCCGCGAGGCATTTGCCAATGGCCATGGCGAAACCCGCAGCGAATCCCGTGACTGGGAAGACGGCTATCGTGCGCGCTGGCAGCACGACAAGGTCGTGCGCTCCACCCATGGGGTGAACTGTACCGGTTCGTGCAGCTGGAAGATCTACGTCAAGAACGGCCTGGTCACCTGGGAAACCCAGCAGACCGACTATCCGCGCACCCGCCCCGACCTGCCCGACCATGAACCGCGCGGCTGCCCCCGCGGCGCCAGCTATTCCTGGTACCTGTACAGCGCCAACCGCCTCAAGTACCCGCTGGTGCGCAAGCGCCTGATCAAGCTGTGGCGCGAAGCGCTGGCCCAGTACATCGACCCGGTGCTGGCCTGGGCCGCCATCGTCGAGGATCCCGCGAAGACCGCGCAGTACAAGAAGGCCCGCGGCATGGGCGGTTTCGTGCGGGCCGAGTGGGACGAGCTGGAAACCCTGATCGCGGCGTCCAACGCCTACACCGCCAAGCAGTACGGCCCCGATCGCATCATCGGCTTCTCGCCGATCCCGGCGATGTCGATGGTCTCCTACGCCGCGGGCACCCGTTACCTGTCGCTGATCGGCGGGGTGTGCCTGTCGTTCTACGACTGGTACTGCGACCTGCCGCCGGCCAGCCCCCAGACCTGGGGCGAGCAGACCGACGTGCCCGAATCCGCCGACTGGTACAACTCGAACTACATCATCGCCTGGGGCTCCAACGTCCCGCAGACGCGCACCCCCGATGCGCACTTCTTCACCGAAGTGCGCTACAAGGGCACCAAGACCGTGGCCATCACCCCGGATTACGCCGAGGTCGCCAAGCTGTGCGATGAGTGGTTGAGCCCCAAGCAGGGTACCGATGCGGCACTGGCGATGGCCATGGGCCACGTGATCCTCAAGGAATTCCACCTCGCCAAGCCCAGCGCCTACTTCACCGATTACGTGCGTCGCTATACCGACATGCCGTTTCTGGTCGAACTGGAAACCCGCGAGGACGGCACTTTCGCCCCCGGCAGGCAGCTGCGCGCCAGCGACTTCGATGCCAACCTGGGCCAGGACAACAACCCGGAGTGGAAGACCGTGGCCTGGGACCAAGCCAGCAACCGTCTGGTGGTGCCGCGCGGCTCCATCGGCTTCCGCTGGGGTGAAAAGGAAAGCGGTGAAGGCCGCTGGAACCTCGAGCCGCTCGACGCCGAGGGTAACGAGGTCTCCCTGCAGCTGTCGCTGGCCAAGGGCCACGACAGCGTCGCCAAGGTCGGCTTCCCCTACTTCGGTGGGATCGCCCACGAGCATTTCAACCATGTCGCCGGCAACGACGTGCTCTATCACAGCCTGCCGGCCAAGCGCCTGCCCCTGGCCGACGGCCGTGAAGTGCTGGCGGTGACCGTATTCGACCTAATGGTCGCCAACTACGGCATCGACCGTGGCCTGGGCGCCGAAGGCGAGGACGACGGCGCCACGGCCTACGACCAGGTGCGTCCGTACACCCCCGCCTGGCAGGAGCAGGTCACCGGCGTGCCCACTGCGCGGGCCATCCGCCTGGCGCGTGAATTTGCCGACACCGCCGACAAGACCCATGGCCGTTCGATGATCATCGTCGGTGCCGGTATGAACCACTGGTACCACATGGACATGAACTACCGCGGTCTGATCAACATGCTGATCCTGTGCGGCTGTATCGGCCAGAGCGGCGGTGGCTGGGCGCACTACGTGGGCCAGGAGAAGCTGCGCCCGCAGACCGGCTGGCTACCGCTGGCCTTCGGTCTCGACTGGCAGCGTCCGCCGCGCCACATGAACGGCACCTCGTTCTTCTACAACCACTCCAGCCAGTGGCGCTACGAAAAGCTCGAAGTCAGCGAACTGCTCTCGCCCATGGCCCGCCGCGAGGATTTCACCGGCAGCTTGATCGACCTCAACGTGCGCGCCGAGCGCATGGGCTGGCTGCCGTCCGCGCCGCAGCTCGACACCAACCCGCTGCAGCTCGCCGAAGCCGCCCGCCTCGCCGGACAGGACCCTGCCGATTACGTGGTCGCCCAGCTCAAGAGCGGCAACTTGCGCTTCGCCGCCGAGGACCCGGACAGCCCGCAGAACTTCCCGCGCAACCTGTTCGTGTGGCGTTCCAACCTGCTCGGCAGCTCCGGCAAGGGCCACGAGTACATGCTCAAGTATCTGCTGGGTACCAAGCATGGCCTGCAGGGCAAGGACCTGGGCGACATGGGCGGCGCGCTGCCCGAGGAAGTCACCTGGCGCGAGGACGCTCCGGAAGGCAAGCTCGACCTGCTGGTGACCCTGGACTTCCGCATGTCCACCACCTGCCTGTACTCCGACGTGGTATTGCCGACGGCGACCTGGTACGAGAAGGACGATCTCAACACCTCGGACATGCACCCGTTCATCCACCCGCTGACCGCGGCCACCGACCCGGCCTGGGAAGCGCGCAGCGACTGGGACATCTACAAGGGCATCGCCAAGGCGTTCTCGAAGGTGTGCGTCGGCCACCTGGGCCAGGAAACCGACATCGTCACCCTGCCCATGCAGCACGACTCCCCGGCCGAGCTGGCCCAGGCCGAGGTCAAGGACTGGAAGAAAGGCGAGTGCGAACCGATCCCCGGCAAGACCCTGCCGCACCTGATCGCGGTCAAGCGTGACTATCCGGCAACCTATGAGCGCTTTACCTCGGTCGGTCCGTTGCTCGACACGCTGGGTAACGGCGGCAAGGGCATCAGCTGGCAGACCCAGCCCGAAGTCGAGTTGCTCGGCAACCTCAACCAGCGCAAGACCGAGGGTCCGGTCACTGGCCGCCCAAAGATCGAGACGGCCATCGATGCCGCCGAGATGATCCTGACGCTGGCTCCCGAGACTAACGGCAACGTGGCGGTCAAGGCCTGGAATGCGCTGTCCAGGATCACCGGCCGCGAGCACGCCCATCTGGCGTTGCCCAAGTTTGATGAGAAGATCCGCTTCCGCGACATCGTCGCGCAGCCGCGCAAGATCATCTCCAGCCCCACCTGGTCGGGCCTCGAGGACGAGCACGTGTCATACAACGCGGGCTACACCAACGTTCACGAGCTGATTCCGTGGCGCACGGTGACCGGTCGCCAGCAGCTCTATCAGGATCACCCCTGGATGCGTGCCTTCGGCGAGAGCCTGCTGGTGTATCGTCCGCCCATCGATACCAAGGCCGCGGCCAGCGTCTCGGTGCCGCAGGATAACGGTAACCCCGAGATCGCGCTGAACTTCCTCACGCCGCACCAGAAGTGGGGCATTCACTCCACCTATTCGGACAACCTGCTGATGCTGACGCTGTCCCGGGGCGGCCCCATCGTCTGGCTGTCCGAAGATGACGCCCACGCCATCGGCGTGGAGGACAACGACTGGATCGAGGCCTACAACGCCAACGGGGCCATCGCCGCCCGGGCGGTGGTCAGCCAGCGGGTCAAGACCGGCATGGCGATGATGTATCACGCTCAGGAGCGCATCGTGAACGTGCCCGGATCGGAAGTGACCGGCACCCGCGGCGGCATCCACAACTCGGTGACCCGCGTGTGCCCCAAGCCGACTCACATGATCGGCGGCTACGCCCAGCTGTCCTACAGCTTCAACTACTACGGCACCGTGGGTTCCAACCGTGACGAGTTCGTCATCGTGCGCAAGATGCACCATGTCGACTGGCTCGATGGCGAAGACAACGACAGCGTGCAGGAGAGAGTGAAAGTCTGA
- the fnr gene encoding fumarate/nitrate reduction transcriptional regulator Fnr encodes MTRIATLSETRDNCHNCRLRTLCLPDNLPVEDVGRLAGIVQRRKPVSRGTLLFQAGQRFNSIYAVRTGAVKTTTLMANGDEHISGFHLPGEVIGLDAIVSRDHPSTAVALETASVCEIPYAELENLSDRTPALQHQLMRIMSRELLAEQSTNHLLTRRSAEQRLAVVLLTFSERFASRGLSAQRFRLPMSRLDLGNYLGLVPETMSRTFRRLEEQGLVSIAGKEVEIVDICAMQGLAFGAQGAQAARA; translated from the coding sequence ATGACCCGCATTGCGACGCTGAGCGAGACACGCGATAACTGCCACAACTGTCGTCTGCGCACGTTGTGCCTGCCCGATAACCTGCCGGTGGAAGACGTCGGCAGGTTGGCGGGGATCGTGCAGCGTCGCAAGCCGGTGTCCCGGGGCACCCTTCTTTTTCAGGCCGGACAACGTTTCAACTCGATCTATGCGGTGCGTACCGGGGCGGTGAAGACCACGACACTCATGGCCAATGGCGACGAGCATATTTCGGGATTCCATCTGCCGGGCGAGGTCATCGGCCTCGACGCCATCGTCTCGCGGGATCACCCCTCGACGGCTGTTGCTCTGGAAACCGCCAGCGTGTGTGAAATTCCCTATGCCGAACTGGAGAATCTGAGCGACCGCACACCGGCCCTGCAGCATCAGTTGATGCGCATCATGAGTCGCGAGCTGCTCGCCGAACAGAGCACCAACCACCTGCTGACGCGGCGTTCCGCCGAACAGCGCCTGGCCGTGGTGCTGCTCACGTTCTCCGAGCGCTTCGCCAGCCGCGGCCTTTCGGCGCAACGTTTCCGCCTGCCGATGTCGCGCCTCGACCTGGGCAACTATCTGGGCCTGGTGCCCGAGACCATGAGCCGCACCTTCCGTCGCCTGGAAGAGCAGGGCCTGGTCAGCATCGCCGGCAAGGAGGTCGAGATCGTCGATATCTGCGCCATGCAGGGGCTGGCGTTCGGTGCGCAAGGTGCCCAGGCGGCGCGGGCTTGA